DNA from Bradyrhizobium japonicum USDA 6:
ACGTGCTGCCTTACTTCAAGCGGCTGGAGAAGCGGGTCGGCGAGGGCGAGGACACCTATCGCGGCCGCGACGGCAACCTCACCGTCACCACCATGGACTGGCGCGATCCGCTCTGCGAAGCCTTCATGGAAGGTGCGGTCTCGCTCGGCATTCCCCGCAACCCCGACTACAACGGCAAGACCCAGGAGGGCGTCTCCTACTGCCAACGCACCATCGACAAGGGCCTGCGCGTCTCCGGCTCGACCGCGTTCCTCAAGCCCGCGATGAAGCGGCCGAACGTGCATGTGCACACCCACGCGCACGCGACCGAGATCATTTTTGAAGGCAAGCGCGCCGTCGGCGTGCGCTACACCAAGGGCGGCCGCGGCGGCACGCCGGTCGAAGTGCGCGCCAACAAGGAAGTGATCCTCTCCGGCGGCACCTATAATTCGCCGCAGCTGCTTCAGCTCTCCGGAATCGGCTCGCCCGATCTGCTCGGCGCCCACGGCATCGCGGTGCGCCACGCGCTGCCGGTCGGCGAAGGTCTTCAGGACCATTATGCCCCACGAACGGTGGCGCGCGTAAAAGACATCAAGACCATCAACGAGCTCCGCCGTGGCTTCTCGCTGTGGATCGAAGCGCTGAAATGGGCGACCGCGCGCCGCGGCCTGCTCTCGTTGTCGCCGACCATGGTCTATTGCTTCTGGCATTCCGGCGAGAGCGCGGACTCGTCCGACTTGCAACTCACCTTCACACCGGCGAGCTACAAGGAGGGCGTGCAGGGCCAGCTCGAGGACGAGCCCGGCATGACCGTGGCCTCCTGGCAGCAGCGCCCGGAGAGCCGCGGCTATGTCCGCATCCGCTCCAACGATCCGTTCGCGCCGCCGATCATCCAGACCAACTATCTCGACGCCGAGCTCGACCGCCGCGTCATCGTCGGCGGCATGAAGCTCGCACGGCGTTTGCTGAAGAGTGCGCCGTTGTCGCCTTACTACGCCTACGAGGATTTCCCCGGCCCCAACATCAACACCGACGACGAGTTCCTCGCCGCCGCCACCGAACGCGGCACCACCACCTTCCACCCCGGCTGCACCTGCCGCATGGGCCCGGCGGATTCCACTTGGGCTGTCGTCGACGACCAGCTCCGCGTCCACGGCCTGGAGGGCCTCCGCGTCATCGACGCCTCCGTGATGCCGCGCATGATCTCGGCGAACCTTAACGCCTCGACGATGATGATCGCGGATCGTGCTTCCGACCTCATCCGCGGCAAGGCGCCGATGGAAGCCGCGCGGATTCCGGACGCGGCGGTGGCGTGAGGTGCGTAGGGTAGGTTAGCCCCGCGACTGCGCGAAGCGCAGTTCGCGCGGCGTAATCCACCGCTTTTGTCGGTGCAGCGGCAGAATAGGTGGTTGTTGGCGCTAACCCGCCGACGGTGTCGCTGCCATCTAGGAGTAATCTGTCAGGAGCGTCGTCAGAAACTCCTCGCCGAAGACATCGACCAATTCACGATCGCGTGGCGTTCGGCGCGAAAGCCAGCCTCTGATATCATTCAGTGAGAAGAAGCAGTCCTTGACAGCTTCGATACTCATGAGCTCTTGAGAGCTATCAATTGCGAGAACGCCAACATCCACCGGGCTGGGCTGGTGAGCCGCCCATCTGTCCTGGCTGTCCACAAGAGCCAGTCCATAGACGTCGCCCTCTTCGCGCATGGTGTTGCCGAGCGCAGTGATTTCAAGAGGCCAATCAGAGTCGCTTGCCAATTGCCTCAGGTAGGACCGGCTCGAACTGGCGTACACATCCCTATCGACGTCCAAGCCGAAGCATATCGTAGTCGCTTGCCGAATTGCGGTAGCTAACGGTTGGGAGGTGCAGATGTCGGCGTCAAAGAATAGATACTGTTCGAACCGGCGACTGAATATATGGCAGGGAAGCTCAACCCCAAGAACGATCGTTTCGAGCTCTTTTGGCATCATGCCC
Protein-coding regions in this window:
- a CDS encoding GMC family oxidoreductase → MDRFDYVIIGAGSAGCILTSRLSEDPSTSVCVLEAGPNDWHPYIHLPAGFIKTFHMKSINWAYQQEPGPYTGGRSIYAPRGKTLGGSSSINGHIYNRGQRMDFDTWAQMGNRGWGYADVLPYFKRLEKRVGEGEDTYRGRDGNLTVTTMDWRDPLCEAFMEGAVSLGIPRNPDYNGKTQEGVSYCQRTIDKGLRVSGSTAFLKPAMKRPNVHVHTHAHATEIIFEGKRAVGVRYTKGGRGGTPVEVRANKEVILSGGTYNSPQLLQLSGIGSPDLLGAHGIAVRHALPVGEGLQDHYAPRTVARVKDIKTINELRRGFSLWIEALKWATARRGLLSLSPTMVYCFWHSGESADSSDLQLTFTPASYKEGVQGQLEDEPGMTVASWQQRPESRGYVRIRSNDPFAPPIIQTNYLDAELDRRVIVGGMKLARRLLKSAPLSPYYAYEDFPGPNINTDDEFLAAATERGTTTFHPGCTCRMGPADSTWAVVDDQLRVHGLEGLRVIDASVMPRMISANLNASTMMIADRASDLIRGKAPMEAARIPDAAVA